A part of Maridesulfovibrio hydrothermalis AM13 = DSM 14728 genomic DNA contains:
- the dnaJ gene encoding molecular chaperone DnaJ, giving the protein MSKRCYYEVLNVSKDSQEGEIKRAYRKMAFEFHPDRNPGNAEAESKFKEAAEAYEVLRDPEKRSRYDRFGHEGMNGGFNGFQSSEDIFGAFGDIFGDIFGFSQGRGGSRMQPGSDLRYNLTVSFREAAKGTEVELNLPVTETCDECEGSGAAPGSSPETCSHCGGRGSIEQNQGFFRISVPCPSCQGRGQVITNPCPNCRGTGSVRKQKDLNVRIPAGVDNGSRLRLRGEGEAGKNGGPHGDLYVVITVEPDKVFRRQGQDIVLTSEITFVQAALGYKMEIPTLDEPVEMDIPKGTQSGEVFQLRGLGLPYLGSSHKGDLLIEVKVKTPTGLSRKQEELLEEFAALDEKKPMKKVKKLFKKAKDKVMGD; this is encoded by the coding sequence ATGTCAAAACGATGCTATTACGAAGTTTTAAACGTTTCTAAGGACTCTCAGGAAGGGGAGATCAAAAGGGCCTATCGTAAGATGGCTTTTGAGTTTCATCCTGACCGTAATCCCGGGAACGCTGAAGCTGAATCTAAGTTTAAAGAAGCTGCAGAAGCCTATGAAGTGCTGCGGGATCCCGAGAAAAGAAGCCGTTATGACCGTTTCGGTCATGAGGGTATGAATGGCGGGTTTAATGGATTCCAGTCATCTGAGGATATTTTCGGAGCTTTCGGAGATATTTTCGGAGACATTTTCGGGTTCAGTCAGGGGCGTGGCGGAAGCCGTATGCAGCCCGGCTCTGATCTCAGGTATAACCTTACCGTCTCGTTTCGGGAAGCAGCCAAGGGAACTGAAGTTGAGCTTAATCTTCCGGTAACCGAGACTTGTGATGAGTGTGAAGGTAGCGGAGCTGCTCCCGGATCATCTCCTGAGACCTGCTCCCATTGCGGTGGCAGAGGCTCTATAGAACAGAATCAAGGTTTTTTCCGTATTTCCGTGCCATGTCCTTCCTGTCAGGGGCGTGGGCAGGTTATTACGAACCCTTGTCCCAACTGTCGTGGAACCGGTTCCGTTCGCAAGCAGAAAGATCTCAATGTCCGCATCCCTGCGGGGGTTGATAACGGATCACGTCTGCGCCTGCGCGGAGAGGGTGAAGCCGGAAAGAACGGCGGGCCGCACGGTGATCTCTATGTAGTGATTACTGTAGAGCCTGATAAAGTTTTCAGACGTCAGGGGCAGGACATAGTTCTGACCAGCGAGATTACTTTCGTTCAAGCTGCTCTCGGATACAAAATGGAAATTCCGACCCTTGATGAACCCGTTGAAATGGATATTCCTAAAGGGACTCAGAGCGGTGAAGTGTTTCAGCTCAGAGGTCTTGGACTTCCATACCTCGGCAGCTCACACAAGGGAGATCTGCTCATCGAAGTGAAAGTAAAAACTCCGACCGGCCTCAGTCGTAAGCAGGAAGAGCTTCTTGAGGAGTTTGCTGCTCTTGATGAAAAGAAACCTATGAAGAAAGTTAAAAAGCTTTTTAAAAAAGCAAAAGATAAAGTGATGGGTGATTAA
- the flhB gene encoding flagellar type III secretion system protein FlhB has product MAKDPSKTEKATSKRVNKARKDGSVAKGEEMGKIMTLIAGVIGLRVIIETYYDQFYEIFHWFFTKGIFTKLDKNSVYLLFIWCSEKLALLLLPLFLFIAFIAYLILRLQVGKLWTTKVFKPKFSKIFNIFAGLKRLMFDIKIFIRLGKSVLLASVVAIAPYIVIQQEKENFIPLFYSNAHQLAIYILQVGYKMVTYAMVPMIVIAIADLWYARWNYQDELKMSKDEVKDERKAAEGDPQVKQQQQQKRIAMMQQRMMADVPKADVVITNPTHYAIALRYDAMLAPAPQVLAKGTNKVAERIKAVARENNIPIRENKPLAQALYKQVEIGDIIPEELYQAVAAILAKLNNFTRR; this is encoded by the coding sequence GTGGCAAAAGATCCTAGTAAAACGGAGAAGGCGACCTCCAAACGTGTAAATAAAGCACGGAAAGACGGCAGTGTCGCTAAAGGTGAGGAAATGGGAAAAATAATGACCCTTATTGCCGGAGTTATCGGTTTAAGAGTCATTATAGAAACATATTACGATCAATTTTATGAAATATTCCACTGGTTTTTTACAAAAGGAATTTTCACTAAGCTAGACAAAAACTCTGTGTACTTACTCTTCATATGGTGCTCCGAAAAACTTGCTCTACTCCTGCTCCCGCTTTTCCTTTTCATTGCATTTATCGCTTATCTAATCCTCCGCCTGCAAGTTGGTAAACTCTGGACAACGAAAGTCTTTAAACCCAAATTTTCTAAGATTTTCAATATTTTTGCCGGCCTTAAAAGACTGATGTTCGATATTAAAATCTTTATCAGGCTTGGTAAAAGTGTTTTGCTGGCCAGCGTTGTTGCTATTGCGCCCTACATCGTTATTCAACAGGAAAAAGAAAATTTTATTCCGCTTTTTTATTCTAACGCACATCAACTCGCCATCTACATCTTGCAGGTCGGATATAAAATGGTTACTTACGCCATGGTCCCGATGATTGTAATCGCTATTGCAGACTTATGGTACGCACGGTGGAATTATCAGGATGAACTGAAAATGAGCAAGGACGAAGTAAAAGACGAGCGCAAAGCAGCTGAAGGTGACCCGCAGGTTAAGCAGCAACAGCAGCAGAAAAGAATAGCTATGATGCAGCAGAGAATGATGGCAGATGTCCCAAAAGCTGATGTGGTTATTACCAACCCGACGCACTATGCGATTGCCCTTAGATACGATGCTATGCTGGCTCCCGCCCCTCAGGTTCTGGCTAAAGGTACTAATAAAGTTGCAGAACGGATTAAAGCTGTTGCCCGGGAAAACAATATTCCAATCCGGGAAAACAAACCTTTGGCACAGGCTTTGTATAAACAGGTTGAGATCGGTGACATCATTCCGGAAGAACTTTATCAGGCTGTTGCAGCCATACTTGCCAAGTTGAACAATTTCACGCGCAGGTAA
- a CDS encoding M23 family metallopeptidase, producing MLFKKYHIVIFKNPCDSARKFQVRGWIFFFIFSLVAGLVGGNLFLWKYYENYASLEKNLVHAEKAVQEQKAQLLSLSQKMQNISQDLDRVRNFDSKLRVMINLDQGNVQNVTPKGGSPGADFSKNYLPLYRQELLVRKMHDFLAQLSTEAKLEEVRQQEIIHSMRSKQDALDATPSIWPLEGWVTSPFGWRSSPFTGKREYHKGIDISCPSGTPIYAPAQGTVSFVGTQGGYGKMIKVSHGANLSTRYAHMKQQAVKKGQVVTRGELIGYAGNTGRSTGPHLHYEVRLGGVPVNPMRYILN from the coding sequence ATGCTTTTCAAAAAATACCATATAGTCATATTTAAAAACCCTTGTGATAGCGCTCGCAAATTCCAGGTCCGTGGATGGATTTTTTTCTTTATATTCTCTCTGGTTGCGGGATTAGTCGGCGGCAATTTATTCCTCTGGAAATATTACGAAAACTATGCCAGTCTTGAGAAAAATCTTGTCCATGCTGAAAAAGCTGTTCAGGAACAGAAAGCACAATTACTTTCACTTTCTCAAAAAATGCAAAATATTTCACAGGATCTTGACCGGGTCAGAAATTTCGATTCAAAATTGAGAGTAATGATAAACCTCGATCAGGGTAACGTGCAAAACGTAACCCCGAAAGGAGGCTCGCCCGGAGCTGATTTTTCAAAAAACTATCTGCCTCTCTACAGGCAGGAGCTGCTTGTGCGCAAAATGCATGACTTCCTTGCCCAGCTGAGCACAGAAGCCAAACTTGAAGAAGTAAGGCAGCAGGAGATAATTCACTCCATGCGCTCCAAGCAGGACGCACTTGATGCCACTCCTTCAATCTGGCCATTAGAAGGATGGGTAACCTCCCCCTTCGGCTGGAGAAGTTCACCGTTCACAGGTAAGCGTGAATACCATAAAGGCATTGATATTTCCTGCCCGTCAGGAACTCCTATTTACGCTCCGGCGCAAGGGACAGTCTCCTTCGTAGGCACTCAAGGCGGCTACGGAAAAATGATCAAAGTCAGCCACGGCGCAAACCTTTCCACCCGCTATGCACATATGAAGCAGCAGGCTGTAAAGAAAGGGCAGGTTGTCACCCGAGGCGAGCTTATCGGATACGCAGGTAATACAGGCCGCTCCACAGGCCCCCACCTTCACTATGAAGTAAGACTTGGCGGAGTACCAGTTAACCCCATGCGTTATATCCTGAACTAA
- a CDS encoding DUF4340 domain-containing protein, giving the protein MLKRFLIFLALVSIVCGAFYLSSPEKKVERAEPVWPAVDYRQVDRVDVCLLDQDCFSLVRRTDGWDVVQHGWASAPEAEVKKVEFLLNALSQGKALRYIGQISEKSFSGYGLDKPRIRITTGGGQELTMLLGAESPSGEGVFALNSLEKKDLFLLDKVLVKQCEFPAEYYYNLFLVPGRSDKISSISLGRGGAFIWTLTRAENELSFSFPAPLSGKPASSGELDILLHSLLEAPAKALVPAGTCETGKAVLNIEVTFSDKKTAKVEIFELADDKDFYLVNSTEQKGNFIITKEHFKQLNKKAFQMRRRNVLSVETGKAYSMRVLQGNQTFIGTKSDKSWVNFEDKKPLLGIDMSLWRLNELKFEAEPEESLSDTAEKVMELELMDSEGGKVAYVAFFSDPELPAGQCWLSLEDGSGYYPVSNKLLEDLQGQIPLRK; this is encoded by the coding sequence GTGCTGAAAAGGTTCTTAATTTTTCTGGCTCTTGTCTCCATTGTTTGCGGAGCCTTTTATTTAAGTTCTCCTGAGAAGAAGGTTGAACGTGCTGAACCTGTTTGGCCTGCTGTTGATTACAGGCAGGTGGACAGGGTTGACGTGTGTCTTCTGGATCAGGATTGCTTCTCTTTGGTGCGCAGAACTGACGGATGGGATGTTGTCCAGCATGGCTGGGCGAGTGCCCCGGAAGCAGAGGTAAAGAAAGTTGAATTCCTTTTAAATGCTCTTTCTCAGGGGAAGGCGTTACGTTATATCGGGCAGATTTCCGAGAAGTCGTTTAGCGGGTACGGTTTAGATAAGCCCCGTATACGCATAACCACTGGCGGCGGGCAGGAATTGACTATGCTTCTCGGAGCGGAGAGTCCTTCCGGTGAAGGTGTTTTTGCTCTTAATTCACTTGAAAAAAAGGATCTTTTCCTTCTGGATAAAGTTCTGGTAAAGCAGTGTGAATTTCCTGCTGAGTATTATTATAATCTTTTTTTGGTTCCGGGGCGTTCTGATAAGATATCATCTATTTCTCTAGGCAGGGGAGGCGCATTTATATGGACGCTTACCCGCGCCGAGAATGAGTTGTCTTTTTCATTTCCTGCTCCTTTGAGTGGTAAACCTGCCAGTTCTGGTGAGTTAGATATTTTGCTCCATTCATTGCTAGAAGCGCCGGCTAAAGCTCTTGTTCCTGCCGGTACTTGCGAAACGGGCAAGGCTGTTCTGAATATTGAAGTTACTTTTTCGGATAAGAAAACAGCAAAAGTGGAAATATTTGAGCTTGCGGATGATAAAGATTTTTATCTGGTAAACTCCACGGAGCAAAAAGGTAATTTCATTATTACCAAGGAACACTTTAAACAGCTCAATAAAAAAGCATTTCAGATGCGCAGGAGAAATGTCCTTTCGGTTGAGACCGGGAAGGCATATTCCATGCGGGTTTTGCAGGGTAATCAGACTTTTATCGGAACTAAATCTGATAAATCATGGGTAAATTTCGAGGATAAAAAGCCGTTGTTGGGCATTGACATGTCCTTATGGCGACTTAATGAATTAAAATTCGAGGCGGAACCGGAAGAGTCTCTTTCAGATACAGCTGAAAAAGTCATGGAGCTTGAATTAATGGACAGTGAAGGCGGCAAGGTTGCTTACGTTGCTTTTTTTTCTGATCCTGAGCTTCCAGCCGGGCAATGCTGGCTTTCACTTGAAGATGGCAGCGGATATTATCCTGTATCCAATAAACTGCTTGAAGATTTGCAGGGTCAGATTCCTCTCAGAAAATAA
- a CDS encoding DUF3568 domain-containing protein, translating to MLANRIFSLVLIAFLGFSVSGCGAVILGSAVAGGTYVYVAGQAQQKYNADLGKVYKATLKACQDLKLKIDDGKKRLSDASVKATDVDVAIYINLTSVSSKITEVSVRYGILGDEQAASRILSAIAKNL from the coding sequence ATGTTAGCTAACCGGATTTTTTCGCTCGTTCTGATTGCTTTTCTCGGTTTTTCTGTTTCAGGTTGTGGAGCTGTTATCCTTGGCAGTGCTGTTGCGGGGGGAACCTATGTCTACGTTGCCGGACAGGCTCAGCAGAAATATAATGCTGATCTTGGAAAAGTTTATAAGGCAACGCTTAAAGCATGTCAGGATTTGAAACTTAAAATTGACGACGGTAAAAAAAGACTTAGTGACGCTTCTGTAAAAGCAACTGATGTGGATGTTGCTATCTATATTAATTTGACCAGTGTTTCTTCAAAAATTACCGAGGTCTCCGTAAGGTATGGAATACTCGGTGATGAGCAGGCTGCCTCAAGGATTCTTTCTGCAATCGCAAAGAATTTGTAA
- the fliR gene encoding flagellar biosynthetic protein FliR, producing the protein MNLFNFSPSDLMSFYLTFFRVSIVLFLLPFFGGRSIPNLVKAALTIVLTLGIWPHVSFDGSLMPSSPYNIALMILGEVVLGLVLGVAVHVMFSAIQTGGNFIGVQMGFSMVNVLDPVTGVNEAVTAHFLYMTAILVFLCLNGHLYLMSAMIESFKYIPPGQIFISSKLTTQIMTISRDLFILAVKVASPIIASIFVVDLALALISKMAPQMNVLMLGFPLKIMVGFFFLSMVFSVLGLYVSEYVTTMPALLLNIIKAGSPPPPLIGN; encoded by the coding sequence ATGAACCTTTTTAATTTTAGCCCCAGCGATCTGATGAGCTTTTATCTTACCTTCTTCAGGGTAAGCATCGTATTGTTTTTACTGCCTTTTTTTGGAGGGAGGTCTATCCCTAATCTGGTAAAAGCTGCGCTGACTATAGTTTTGACATTAGGTATCTGGCCTCATGTTTCTTTTGACGGAAGTCTCATGCCTTCCAGCCCTTACAACATAGCGCTCATGATTCTCGGAGAAGTTGTGCTTGGACTTGTTCTTGGCGTGGCTGTTCACGTTATGTTTTCAGCCATTCAAACAGGTGGTAACTTCATAGGTGTGCAAATGGGGTTTTCCATGGTTAACGTTCTCGACCCGGTTACCGGGGTTAACGAAGCCGTTACTGCCCACTTTTTATATATGACAGCAATTCTGGTATTTCTATGCCTCAACGGACACCTATACTTGATGTCGGCAATGATCGAGAGCTTTAAATATATTCCTCCCGGACAAATATTTATATCATCAAAGCTCACAACTCAAATAATGACTATTTCTAGAGACCTGTTCATTCTGGCTGTTAAGGTGGCCTCACCTATCATCGCATCAATTTTTGTCGTTGACCTCGCACTGGCCTTGATCAGTAAAATGGCTCCCCAGATGAACGTGCTTATGCTTGGATTTCCATTAAAAATAATGGTCGGTTTTTTCTTCCTGAGTATGGTTTTTTCCGTTCTGGGACTTTACGTAAGCGAATATGTCACAACCATGCCGGCCCTTCTCCTAAACATTATTAAAGCGGGCAGTCCCCCTCCCCCTTTAATAGGAAATTAG
- the rpoZ gene encoding DNA-directed RNA polymerase subunit omega: MARITVEDCLAEVGNRFLIVQMAIKRVKQYREGYSPLVESKNKEIVTALREIAACKVLPEDYHTPSGKKPGTE, from the coding sequence ATGGCAAGAATCACAGTAGAAGATTGTCTGGCAGAGGTCGGTAACAGATTCCTGATTGTCCAGATGGCCATTAAAAGAGTTAAACAGTACCGTGAAGGTTACTCTCCTCTTGTTGAATCCAAGAATAAAGAAATTGTAACAGCCCTCAGAGAAATTGCAGCATGCAAGGTTCTTCCAGAGGACTATCATACACCTTCAGGTAAGAAGCCCGGTACCGAATAA
- a CDS encoding tRNA lysidine(34) synthetase, giving the protein MAKWGKLSYAQKKCVSTVGMLMQKTEMVKEGSRIGIAVSGGVDSFVLIRTMLIRQAILPFNIELIVLHVNPGFEPESHSPLTKWCSENGVASHIELTQYGPRAHSPENKNKSACFYCSRLRRKRLFELCEQYDLTHLALGHTADDLVITFHMNMMQNGRIQGLSASEPFFKGKLQLIRPTLMLEKKYIKAAARQWELPVWANNCPSNDNTKRSETLQWLEEEWRRNPRTRNNTFNALRRWQLDLNMKTT; this is encoded by the coding sequence ATGGCAAAATGGGGTAAACTGAGCTATGCCCAGAAAAAATGTGTATCGACAGTCGGCATGCTTATGCAAAAAACTGAAATGGTTAAAGAAGGCTCACGCATTGGAATTGCGGTATCAGGAGGTGTAGATAGCTTTGTATTGATCCGCACCATGCTGATCAGGCAAGCCATCCTGCCGTTTAATATAGAACTCATAGTCCTGCACGTTAACCCCGGCTTTGAACCGGAAAGCCACTCACCACTGACAAAATGGTGCAGCGAAAACGGCGTAGCCTCTCATATAGAATTGACACAATACGGACCTAGAGCGCACAGCCCTGAAAATAAGAACAAATCTGCATGCTTTTATTGCAGCAGACTACGCCGCAAAAGATTATTTGAACTGTGCGAGCAGTATGATCTGACCCACCTCGCACTGGGACACACGGCAGACGATCTGGTTATAACTTTTCATATGAATATGATGCAAAATGGCCGCATTCAAGGGCTTTCCGCCAGCGAACCTTTTTTTAAAGGTAAATTGCAATTAATCCGGCCTACACTGATGCTTGAAAAAAAATACATCAAAGCCGCTGCACGCCAGTGGGAACTTCCCGTCTGGGCCAATAACTGCCCCTCCAACGATAACACTAAGCGCAGTGAAACTTTGCAATGGCTTGAAGAAGAATGGAGAAGAAACCCGCGTACCAGAAATAATACTTTTAACGCTTTAAGACGCTGGCAGCTTGACTTAAATATGAAAACAACTTAA
- the moaC gene encoding cyclic pyranopterin monophosphate synthase MoaC, translating to MSEFSHIDADGNAVMVDVSIKADTVRKAIAKGKVILNQKTFDLLQQKALPKGDALTAAKLAGIMGAKETHRLIPLCHPIALSYVDVRFFIDDKKNIIEVEAEARSTGKTGVEMEALIAVQVAAATIYDMCKAVQKDVIISDVRLVYKEGGKSGVFQAE from the coding sequence ATGAGTGAGTTCTCCCATATCGATGCCGACGGAAATGCCGTCATGGTTGACGTATCAATTAAGGCAGATACCGTTCGCAAGGCCATCGCCAAAGGTAAAGTAATTCTAAATCAGAAGACCTTTGATCTGTTGCAGCAAAAAGCACTGCCCAAAGGGGATGCTTTAACCGCAGCAAAGCTGGCTGGTATCATGGGGGCCAAGGAAACTCACAGGCTCATCCCGCTCTGTCATCCTATTGCACTCAGTTATGTTGATGTACGTTTCTTCATTGATGACAAAAAGAACATTATTGAAGTCGAAGCAGAAGCACGTTCTACCGGTAAAACCGGAGTAGAAATGGAAGCACTTATTGCCGTTCAGGTAGCTGCCGCAACTATTTATGATATGTGTAAAGCTGTGCAGAAAGACGTAATTATCTCAGACGTGCGGCTTGTCTACAAAGAAGGCGGCAAGTCCGGAGTATTTCAGGCTGAGTAA
- a CDS encoding response regulator: MRFLIIDDDETVHMYLTKLLSPYARCEAVFNGKEAIDRYKEAYEAKDPFDTVFMDILMPEMDGHEVTQKLRDLEKELQVDGPEEFKLVMITSLKDTKNVSQAFFKGYASCYIVKPFNKVQVMSELRENSIL, encoded by the coding sequence ATGAGGTTTCTTATTATTGATGATGACGAAACCGTCCATATGTATCTGACAAAGCTTTTGTCTCCTTATGCTCGTTGTGAGGCCGTTTTTAACGGGAAAGAGGCTATTGACCGATACAAAGAAGCGTATGAGGCTAAAGATCCGTTTGATACTGTTTTTATGGATATCCTTATGCCTGAAATGGACGGTCATGAAGTCACCCAAAAACTGCGTGACCTCGAAAAGGAGTTGCAGGTGGACGGTCCCGAGGAATTTAAGCTGGTCATGATAACTTCGCTTAAAGATACCAAAAATGTCAGTCAGGCTTTTTTTAAAGGGTATGCCAGCTGTTATATAGTCAAGCCTTTCAATAAGGTACAGGTGATGAGCGAACTTCGCGAGAACAGTATCTTATAG
- a CDS encoding FAD-dependent oxidoreductase, whose product MSEHVVVIGAVALGPKAACRFKRIRQDAKVTLIDRDEIFSYGGCGIPYFVSGDVTDANQLRTTAFHMVRDEPFFQDIKGVDVLSSTEATKIDRENKQVHVTDLKTGKKSVIDYDQLVIGTGATPRKLNLPGEELENVFYVGNMHDAEKIKAGVTSGKYGKAVVVGAGFIGLEMAEAFADMWGIETTVVEIFEQILPRMCTPVLAKMGQTHMEEQGVAFKLGQTVSRIEGNGKVERVVTSDGEIEADIVIISAGVIPNDKLARECGLECSERGGIIVDEFMRTSDPLIYSGGDCVIIKNAVDDSPMFLPMGSMANRQGRVIGGNLAGRNETFPAAAGSWVVKLFEKSMAGTGMSLGAAKQAGFDAVSVMLIMADRAHFYPVKDMMTLEMVVDKATRRVLGLQGYAGSGDAMVGRINAVAGIMKYKPVIEDVSNLEVAYSPPFASAMDVLNAIANMADNALAGMNHGHGPDVFAEYWADRESGDYCFLDVREYADAEPFLTKYPEHWRNIPQGEIPKRFEELPKDKKLVLICNTGGRSYEAQIMLDALGFKEVLNTQGGMAVLKAFGVDI is encoded by the coding sequence ATGTCAGAACATGTAGTTGTCATCGGTGCTGTTGCACTCGGCCCTAAAGCTGCCTGCCGTTTTAAGAGAATTAGACAGGACGCCAAAGTTACTCTTATTGATAGAGATGAAATTTTTTCATATGGCGGTTGCGGAATACCTTATTTTGTTTCCGGCGATGTTACGGATGCAAATCAGCTCCGCACCACTGCTTTTCATATGGTGAGAGATGAGCCTTTTTTTCAGGACATTAAAGGCGTAGATGTTCTTTCTTCTACAGAAGCTACCAAGATTGATCGCGAGAACAAGCAGGTTCACGTCACTGATCTGAAAACCGGCAAGAAAAGTGTGATCGATTATGATCAGCTTGTAATCGGTACAGGTGCTACTCCGCGTAAACTGAATCTCCCCGGTGAAGAGCTTGAAAATGTTTTCTACGTCGGTAATATGCATGATGCTGAGAAGATTAAAGCAGGTGTTACTTCCGGGAAGTATGGAAAAGCCGTTGTTGTCGGGGCTGGTTTTATCGGTCTTGAAATGGCTGAAGCTTTCGCTGATATGTGGGGGATAGAAACCACTGTAGTTGAAATTTTTGAACAGATTCTGCCTCGTATGTGTACTCCTGTGCTGGCGAAGATGGGCCAGACTCATATGGAAGAGCAGGGAGTTGCATTTAAGCTCGGTCAGACCGTCTCCCGGATCGAAGGGAATGGCAAAGTTGAGCGTGTTGTAACTTCTGACGGTGAAATAGAAGCTGATATTGTTATTATCTCCGCCGGAGTTATCCCTAACGACAAGCTTGCCAGAGAGTGCGGGCTTGAATGTAGCGAACGCGGCGGCATTATTGTTGATGAATTCATGCGTACTTCCGACCCTTTGATTTATTCAGGTGGTGACTGCGTCATTATTAAAAATGCAGTTGACGATTCTCCCATGTTTCTGCCTATGGGGTCCATGGCTAACAGACAGGGCCGCGTTATCGGCGGCAACCTTGCAGGGCGCAATGAAACATTTCCAGCAGCAGCAGGTTCATGGGTTGTAAAACTTTTTGAAAAATCAATGGCCGGTACAGGTATGAGTCTCGGCGCAGCAAAGCAGGCCGGATTTGATGCTGTAAGCGTGATGCTTATTATGGCGGACAGAGCGCATTTTTATCCTGTGAAGGATATGATGACTTTGGAAATGGTCGTTGATAAAGCCACTCGCCGGGTTCTCGGTCTCCAGGGTTACGCTGGAAGCGGTGATGCTATGGTCGGGCGTATCAACGCCGTTGCCGGTATCATGAAATACAAGCCTGTAATCGAGGATGTCAGCAATCTTGAAGTTGCATATTCCCCGCCGTTTGCATCTGCAATGGACGTTCTTAACGCTATTGCCAATATGGCGGATAATGCTCTTGCAGGTATGAATCATGGGCATGGTCCCGATGTTTTTGCTGAGTATTGGGCTGATCGTGAAAGCGGCGACTACTGCTTCCTCGATGTTCGCGAATATGCTGATGCCGAGCCTTTCCTCACGAAGTATCCTGAGCATTGGCGCAATATCCCTCAGGGTGAGATTCCAAAACGCTTCGAAGAGCTTCCTAAAGATAAAAAGCTGGTTCTGATATGCAATACCGGCGGACGTTCTTATGAAGCGCAGATTATGCTTGATGCGCTTGGATTTAAAGAAGTCCTTAATACTCAAGGTGGAATGGCTGTTCTTAAAGCCTTCGGCGTTGATATTTAG